A region from the Parcubacteria group bacterium ADurb.Bin159 genome encodes:
- the rnc gene encoding Ribonuclease 3 has translation MKKDKKNTTTPKNLFQLEKILGLKFKNINLFQQAFTHRSYLNECKNWIYGQNERLEFLGDAVLELITTEYLYFTFELSEGQLTHLRASLVNTKSLAELAQKLHFDEFLYLSKGERATFPRGKQHILANTLEAFIGALYLDQGIEVVKKFLSKYLLKKANFILKNELYKDAKSTFQEIAQNRFGITPTYKLVEESGPSHAKIFTINLMLGDKIIAKGKGKSKQEAQTVAASLALSRWKQSPNKIC, from the coding sequence ATGAAGAAAGATAAAAAAAACACGACAACTCCTAAAAATTTATTTCAATTGGAAAAAATATTGGGGTTAAAATTTAAAAATATTAATTTATTCCAACAAGCCTTTACTCATCGCTCTTATCTCAATGAATGTAAAAATTGGATTTATGGCCAAAATGAGAGATTAGAGTTTTTAGGCGATGCTGTTTTGGAATTAATCACTACAGAATACCTTTATTTTACCTTTGAATTATCTGAGGGGCAATTAACTCACCTCCGGGCAAGTTTAGTCAATACCAAAAGTTTAGCTGAATTGGCACAAAAACTACATTTTGACGAATTCCTTTATCTGTCCAAAGGAGAGCGCGCTACTTTCCCCAGAGGGAAACAACATATTTTAGCCAATACATTAGAGGCCTTTATAGGGGCCCTTTATTTGGATCAAGGAATAGAAGTGGTTAAAAAATTTCTTTCTAAATATCTTTTAAAAAAAGCAAATTTCATTCTAAAAAATGAATTATACAAAGATGCCAAAAGCACTTTTCAGGAAATAGCCCAAAACCGCTTTGGTATTACTCCCACTTATAAATTAGTGGAAGAAAGCGGACCCTCGCACGCTAAAATTTTTACGATTAATTTAATGCTTGGCGATAAAATTATTGCTAAAGGCAAGGGAAAAAGTAAACAAGAAGCGCAAACCGTTGCCGCCTCCCTCGCCCTTTCTCGATGGAAACAATCCCCAAATAAAATATGTTAA
- a CDS encoding hypothetical protein (N utilization substance protein B homolog), whose product MSSRHLARGIALQILAQWDFNTSILGKSLDLNEVIKNNLEYFAPKNFDEKEFVEELVLGVYKNLDKIDTYIKEFAPHWPLDKITPVDRNILRLSIWEMMFSKNVPPKVAINEAVEIAKIFGNISSGKFVNGVLGTIYNKYKKDEER is encoded by the coding sequence ATGTCTTCACGGCATCTTGCCAGAGGGATTGCTTTACAAATACTTGCCCAATGGGACTTTAATACCTCTATTTTGGGCAAATCTTTGGATTTAAATGAAGTTATTAAAAATAATCTTGAATATTTTGCGCCAAAAAATTTTGATGAAAAAGAATTTGTTGAAGAATTAGTTTTAGGCGTTTATAAAAATTTAGATAAAATCGATACATATATAAAAGAATTTGCTCCTCATTGGCCCTTAGATAAAATTACTCCTGTTGATCGCAATATCTTACGCTTGAGTATCTGGGAAATGATGTTTTCAAAAAATGTTCCGCCGAAAGTAGCCATTAATGAAGCGGTGGAAATTGCTAAAATTTTTGGCAATATATCTTCAGGAAAATTTGTTAATGGTGTATTGGGGACAATCTATAATAAATATAAAAAGGATGAAGAAAGATAA
- the rpmF gene encoding 50S ribosomal protein L32 translates to MKFDFCVLIFMANPTQKSTKSRTKIKRFHLRLKKPNLIPCPQCKKLIKPHHICPYCGFFKGKEILPKKEKKQKKMKKEGQARD, encoded by the coding sequence TTGAAATTTGATTTTTGCGTTTTAATTTTTATGGCTAATCCAACACAAAAAAGCACTAAAAGCAGGACAAAAATAAAACGTTTTCATTTGCGGTTAAAAAAACCAAACCTTATCCCCTGCCCCCAATGCAAAAAATTGATTAAACCTCATCATATTTGCCCTTATTGCGGATTTTTTAAGGGCAAAGAAATTCTACCTAAAAAAGAGAAAAAACAGAAAAAAATGAAAAAAGAAGGACAAGCGCGTGACTAA
- the polX gene encoding DNA polymerase/3'-5' exonuclease PolX: MDNIEVSKILEETADILEIKGENQFRVGAYRKASQVIGTLSKDINEIYRQNKLEEIPGIGKNIASHIKELLENGKCREFESLKKQVPSSLIELLKIEGLGPKKVKFLFEKFNVKSVSQLEKLLKSHCLENIPNWGEKSVENILKSLKLYKKYKKRFILGEIYPLAQDILFKLKKQKYIDQAEICGSIRRMKETIGDLDFLVASKKPGKAIDFFCRMNEVGRIIAKGETKVNVVLKRNIDADLRVVNPQSFGAALCYFTGSKAHNIVLRRLAMKKGLKINEYGVFKKNDKNLIKKAGEKEEDIYRLLGLSYIPPELRENRGEIEVAQKNQLPTLIKSSEIKGDLHLHTNWSDGDNSIEEIVEACRSKGYKYIAITDHASNIGVANGLSPERVLKQIKEIRRLDKKFKNIKILAGIEVDIQKDGSLVLPNSVLEKLDFVIASIHSSFHLSREEMTKRLLKAMENPYINVIGHLTGRLINKREPYNLDLGAIFKQAQKNKIALEINAFFNRLDLNDINARQAKDMGVKIVISTDAHNISHLSMMDYGISQARRAWLGRKDVLNTQNLNAFLASISRPFRI; encoded by the coding sequence ATGGACAACATTGAGGTTAGCAAAATTTTGGAAGAAACGGCTGATATTTTGGAAATTAAAGGAGAAAATCAATTTCGGGTTGGCGCTTATCGTAAAGCATCGCAGGTTATAGGCACTTTATCTAAAGATATTAATGAAATTTATCGGCAAAATAAATTAGAAGAAATACCCGGCATAGGGAAGAATATCGCCTCTCATATTAAAGAATTGTTAGAAAATGGCAAGTGTCGAGAATTCGAAAGTTTAAAAAAACAGGTTCCTTCTTCATTAATTGAACTTTTAAAAATAGAAGGATTAGGTCCCAAAAAGGTTAAATTTTTATTTGAAAAGTTTAACGTTAAAAGTGTAAGTCAATTGGAAAAATTATTAAAATCTCATTGTTTGGAAAATATTCCGAATTGGGGAGAAAAATCAGTAGAAAATATTTTAAAAAGCTTAAAACTCTATAAAAAATATAAAAAGCGGTTTATTTTAGGAGAAATTTATCCTTTAGCTCAAGATATTTTATTTAAATTAAAAAAACAGAAATATATAGACCAAGCGGAAATTTGCGGTTCTATCCGCCGTATGAAAGAAACTATCGGTGATTTAGATTTTTTAGTTGCCAGCAAAAAACCAGGGAAAGCTATTGATTTTTTTTGTCGAATGAACGAAGTAGGGCGAATTATTGCTAAAGGAGAAACCAAAGTAAATGTTGTTCTAAAAAGAAATATTGACGCTGATTTACGAGTGGTCAACCCTCAAAGTTTTGGCGCAGCTCTTTGCTATTTTACCGGTTCAAAAGCGCATAATATTGTTTTGCGTCGTTTAGCAATGAAAAAGGGATTAAAAATTAATGAATACGGAGTTTTCAAAAAAAACGACAAAAATTTAATTAAAAAAGCTGGCGAAAAAGAAGAAGATATTTATCGTTTATTGGGTTTGTCTTATATTCCTCCTGAACTTCGAGAAAATAGGGGAGAGATTGAGGTGGCGCAAAAAAATCAATTGCCGACTTTAATTAAATCATCAGAAATTAAAGGAGATTTACATCTGCATACCAATTGGTCTGATGGCGATAATTCTATAGAAGAAATAGTTGAAGCTTGTCGCAGTAAAGGTTATAAATACATAGCCATTACTGACCATGCTTCTAATATAGGAGTGGCTAATGGTTTATCCCCAGAAAGAGTGTTAAAGCAGATAAAAGAAATAAGGCGTTTGGATAAAAAGTTTAAGAATATTAAGATTTTAGCTGGTATAGAAGTGGATATTCAAAAAGACGGCAGTTTAGTTTTACCTAATAGTGTTTTGGAAAAACTTGATTTTGTCATTGCTTCTATCCATAGTTCTTTTCATCTTTCCCGGGAAGAGATGACTAAGCGGTTGCTTAAAGCAATGGAAAATCCTTATATTAATGTTATTGGCCATCTTACTGGTCGTTTAATCAATAAACGTGAACCCTATAATTTGGATTTGGGTGCTATATTTAAGCAAGCCCAAAAAAATAAAATTGCCTTAGAGATAAATGCTTTTTTTAATAGATTGGATTTAAATGATATCAATGCCCGGCAAGCCAAAGATATGGGAGTGAAAATAGTTATTAGCACAGATGCTCATAATATTTCTCATTTATCTATGATGGATTACGGTATTTCCCAAGCTCGTCGCGCTTGGTTAGGCAGAAAAGATGTTTTAAATACCCAAAATTTAAATGCTTTTCTCGCCTCAATTTCAAGGCCCTTCCGCATTTAA